CCCCACAGCGTACGGTGATCCACTCCTCTCATTCCGGCGCCCTCGCCGGTGCGGAACGAGCCCAGCACCATGTGCCCGCCCAGCACAACGAGCAGTACCCCGGCGGCAATTCCCGCCACCCGGCCAAGGAGGTGGCCGACATAGTTTCCGGTAACAAGCCCCAGCAGAGGCATCAGCACATGAAAAAAAGCAACGAGCAGGCCCATTTGCAGCACATGAACAAGACGGATGCCTCTCATCCCGATTCCTACGCCAAGCGAAAAGGCATCCATGCCCAGAGCGATCGCCATAATTGCAATGGTTACGATCTGGCCCCAACCGGCCTGCACTTCCCCTATGCCCATCCCCATACCTCCATGTCCGAATATCTTGTACCATCACGATATGCGGACAAGAGGACAATCATTCTATTGATTGGAAAAAAGAGGGCTATTCAGCGTCGATCACTCGGCCCGCGGCGGCCTTCATCAGCCGATTCATAATGGCGGACCCGAGCCCTGTCTCCGGGCAAGCTTCAGCCAGGATATAAGTCGCTTCCGCTTCATCAAAGCGCCGCAGCGCGGCATAGAGGAAGCGGGCGGCCGTCTCCGGCGAGGCCAGCGGGCCGAGCGAGACGACACAGTCGGCGGCGCCGGCGGGATACAGGGGCAGATGCTCCTCGAAGAGGAGCATCCCCGTCGTCTCGCCGCGCCCGCGGGCCTCAGCCAGCAGGCCCGCCGCCGCCTTCGCCGCGCCCGCCGGCGAAGACCCCCGCACGACGCCGAGCCAGCCCCGCGGCGCGTAGTGCGCGTACTTCATGCCCGGCGCGCGCGGCGCCGGGCTGCCGTCCCCCGCCGCGTCCGGGGCGGGGCGGTCCGTAGCCTCCGCGGCTTCCTGCGGAGGCGTGAAATCAGGCGCCGCCGAAACGCCCGTGACGGCGGCTTCACCTGCGACGGCCGCCAGCTGCGCGGCCGTGATGCCGGGACGGAGCACGGCGACGGAGCCGTCCGGCTGCACCTGCACGACGGTCGACTCCAGACCGACGCCCGCGGCTCCGCCGTCCAGCACGCCGCCGATCTTGCCGGCAAGATCGTCCAGCACATGGCGGGCCAGCGTCGGGCTCGGCCGCCCGGAGCGGTTGGCGCTCGGAGCGGCGACCGGACATCCGGCTTCGGCCAGCAGAGCCAGCGCCACGGGATGGTCCGGCATGCGCACGCCGACCGTGTCCAGCCCTGCCGTTACGCGCGAGGACAGCACGCCGGCCCGGAGCGGCAGCACCACGGTCAGCGGACCGGGCCAGTAGGCGTCCATCAAGGCCGCCGCCAGTGTGGGCACTTCCGTCACAAGCTCTCCGAGCGCCGCCCGGTCGGCAATGTGGACAATCAGGGGATTGTCCGAAGGCCGTCCCTTGGCCTTGAAAATCGCCTCGACCGCCTCCGCATTCCGCGCGTCCGCCCCGAGGCCGTACACCGTCTCGGTCGGAAAAGCGACCGTATTCCCTGCCTTAAGCATCTCCGCCGCTTCCGCAATCGCCGCAACGTCCGCCGGGTTCCGTTCCCGTCCGGTTACCCCCTCCGCTCCGCTTAGCTTCCAATATTTTGTTTCCATGTTCACAGGCCTCCGTTCAAAAATAACGGCCCCACCGCGTGGGGCCGTTTATCTATAAGAAAATAGTAACATATCCGGCTGCAAAACAATAGAATCTATGCCCACAAACTGCTGATCCAACCTCCGATTTTTAGCAGCAGGTCCCAGACAAAGAACCGAACCTTCGGTTCCTCTCCGGCGGCCCCCGCTTGGGCCGCGGAATCCGGCTGCCGGTCACCCGCCAGCGCCGCCTGGCCTTCCTTTGCTTTTCCCGCGTCGCCCTTACCATCCGCAGACAACTTCGCGGCCTTGGCATCCCCTGCCGGTTTGGCCGCCGCATCCCCCGAACCCGCATCGATGAAGCAGAGCGGCGGGAACAGCACGCACCACCAATTTTGTCCCTTTCCTTCTCCTAGTGTTACGCGAAGAGCTTCATATTCCCCTGCGGGATAAACCGTCCCTCCGTACAGCTTGGTCGGAAACGGGACGACACCCAGCTCCACCTTATAGCCGTAGTCGATGCCGCGCTTGTCCAGTTCGCCGCCCACCAGCTTTTCCAGCTCCGGCAAATGATCTCGTATAACGGCACGCGCCTGATCGAGACTTTGAGGGTCCTCCAGTTCAGCGACCCACCCGTTCATCTGCTCCACAATGTTATCGCGGATCTGCCGCTTGACCAGCTGATCCTGCGCCCCGTCCGAATTGGCGAGAATCCGCAGCCGGATCGATTCCTGCGGAATGGGTCCGGCGCTTACGGCGGCATCGGTTTTTTGCCCTTCCCAGGCCATCATGACAAACATAAAGATACAAATTAAAATGGCAGTATACGTAAAGGTCTTACGCAGCGAATCTCCGGCAATTTCTCTTTTGACGTTCATTTGGGATACCCCTCTCCACTGGCTTCATGTCAGTCAGTATCCCCGGAAGGCGGAGCGTCCAAACCTATTAATCTATTTATTTTTGCTGCGCGCACGTACACTGTTCGTAGAGAACGGATCTTACTAGAGGAGGAAAAACTTTGAACCAAACCATCCGCTACCCCGCCCCCCCTGCTTCCCGGCGGCGTCATTGCCGTCACCGCACCTTCCAGTGGAGTCCGTCCGGAGTATGCCGGCTTATTTAATCAGGCCGCCGAACATGCGCAGGAGCTCGGATTTATCGTGAGGGCAGGCGCCGTTCTCCGCTCCCGGGCCAAATTGGCCCTCGCCCCGGCGGCTGAGCGGGCGGCCGAGCTTCAAGCTTTTTTGCTGGATGATACGGTCGATGTTGTAATGCCTCCATGGGGCGGCGAATTTCTGATGGAAATCCTGCCGCTCATGGACTGGGAGAAGCTGCGGACGGCGCCGCCGAAGTGGATGATCGGCTACTCGGATACAAGCACCTTCCTGTTTGCTTACACCCTGATGACCGGATGCGCGACCGCGCACGGCACCAATTTCATCGACCTGCGGGCCCGTCCGCTGGATGACGTTACCGCCCGCTGGCTGGACGTGGTTGGAACCAGGGCCGGCGGGACGGTTGCCCAGACCTCGTCGGCTATGTATCAGTCAGCCTGGGATATAACCAAGCCGGGCTTTATCCTGGATACGCCAACAAGCTGGCGGACGATCGCCCCGGGCGGCGGAAGCGGCGAAGACCCCGCCGTCTCTTTTGGCGGCAGACTCATCGGCGGCTGCCTTGAGACACTGACCACGCTGATCGGTACGCCTTACGCTCCGGTTCCCACCTTCATCCGCGATTACTGCGGTGAGGAAGGCACGGTCTGGTTCCTGGAAAGCTCGCAGCGGAACGCGGGCGATATTCACAGGCAGCTGTGGCAGATGAAAGAGTGCGGCTGGTTTGAGAACTGCCGCGGGCTTCTGTACGGCAGACCGGCGGGATACTCGCCCGTGCAGGATTTCGGCCTCGCCGACTCCTTGGAGCAGCTTGCGGGCGAGCTTGGCATTCCGGTCGTCTACGAGGCGGATATCGGACATGTGCCTCCCCAGTTGACACTCGTTAACGGAGCTTTCGCGGCAGTGACTGCCGGGGGAGGAAGAGGAACAGTTACAATGAGCTTTAACTAAGCGGGAGAAAGGTTCGCCGTCAGCAAAAACAACAAAAAACCGCCAGGCGCCTCTTTACAAAGGAGTCCTGGCGGTTGGGGTATTAGTCTTACAAGAGTCTTACAAGAATCTTATTAAGAAAGCGTCCGGATCATCCCTGTCTGGCCGGAGCCGTATACGAGGCCTTCGGCAAATCTTCTTCTTCCTCCTGCCCGTACAACCGCACGCTCATCACGAACCCGATGCTCGCCATATTGATCAGCAGCGAGGTTCCCCCGTAACTAATGAAAGGCAGGGTAATTCCGGTCAGCGGCATAAGTCCGATAAAAGCTCCGATATTCTCAAAAATCTGGTACAGCATCATGGCGACAATGCCGACAATAATGAACGGCCCGCCCCTGTCTCTGCATTCGAGTGCGATCAGAATCATCCTGTGGATCAGAATAAAGTACAGGAGCAACAGCACAGCCGAGCCCACAAAGCCGAATTCTTCCGCAATCTCTACGAAAATCGAATCCGAATAGGTGTAAGGGACCCGCTCCGACTGCACCGAGCTTCCTTCCATATAACCTTCGCCGCTCATTCCGCCGGAAGCTATTGCAAGCTTGGCGTTTTTCGTATGGTAGCTGGCCTTCGCGGACGCTTCATCCGGCATAAGCCAGGGGTCGAAGCGTTCCACCAAGTGGGGACGCAATTCATTCAGAAATTTCGAGATGGGTTCATGATAATGAATATATGAAAAAATACTGCCGCCCACCAGCCCGCCTGCAACCACCAGTCCGATCAGCGCATGGGAAAATTTAATGTTCCCGATCCAGAGCAGGCCACCGAGAATGACAATGTAGGAAAGCGCGTTTCCCAGGTCATTTTGCATGATGACAATACCGAAAGGAAGCAGCGTCAGCAGACCGAGCGGCACGATATCCCTCCAGAAATGGAGCCGGTTCTTGTTCTTCTTAAACAGGAAGGCCGCCAGAAACAAAATAAGGATCAGCTTGAACAGCTCCGCGGGCTGAAGGCTGAAGCCATTGAACTTGATCCAGCCCTTGGCGCCGTTCTCTTCCGCACCGATGAAGGTGACCAGCACGAGCAGTGCGATCCCGAACGAGTAAATATACACCGCGTACTTGATCAGCAGGCGATAGTCCAAAAACGTCAATCCGAAAAAGGCGATGAATCCCAAAATATAAAACTTCAACATTTTAATGTGAAAACCGTCCAGGCCCTGCCGGCCATGAGTCACACTGTATATCGAGAACAGACTGATCACCATCAACAACACAAGAACCACGACGATGACGCCGTCGATTTTTTTAAACTTCTGGAGCAATGCTCTGCCTCCCTGTGGTTTTACTGGCTTTGTCCGTACATCAGACTAAAATTTCTGGCCGCTTACTTTATTGTAAAGGAATGGGTTGCTAACGCGCAATCCCCAGCACATGGCGGGGAATGCCCGCGAGATCGGGAACGGTCACGATCTCGCTCCAATGCCCGGCCGCCGTAAGCAGGGCGGCCACCTGCTCCGCCTGCCCGAGCCCGAGCTCGAAGCCGACGAGGCGCGGCGGAGCCGGGAGCAGCCGAAGCTGCTCCATCATGCGGCGATACGGGTCCAGCCCGTCCTCGCCGCCGTCCAGTGCGGTGCGCGGCTCATGGTCGCGCACTTCGCGCTGAAGCCCGGCGATGTCCGCGCCGGGAATGTAGGGCGGGTTGGAGACGAGAATATCCGTCTCCAAGCCCTTGAACGGCTCGAGCAGGTCGCCGAGCCGCAGCTCCACCGCCGCGCCGAGACGCTCCGCGTTGCGGCCGGCCACGGCCAAGGCCGCCGGCGAGATGTCGCCGGCGAGCACCCGCCACGCCGGCGCTTCGGCCGCCAGCGTGACGGAGATCGCGCCGCTGCCCGCGCCGATGTCGATCGCGGTCAGGCGGCGAAACCCGCCGCATGTGACCGGCTTACCCGCATCGCCTGGTCCTGACTCGTCACTCATGCCTGCGGACAGCTTGACCGCATCACTCGATGCTACGCTCGGTCCTGCCTCGCCACGTACGCCTGCGGACAGCTTGCCCTCATAGCTTGGCGCCCCGCCCAACCGGCTCGCCGGTCCAGCCAGTCCATTCCCGTTATTCGCCTCTGTGCTCGGCTCGCCCGCAAGCTTCACCTCTCCCTCCGGCCACAGCTCCGCCGCATAGCCCAGCACCGCCTCCACGAGCAGCTCCGTCTCCGGGCGGGGAATCAGAACATCCGGCGTCACCTCAAAGGGGCGGCCGTAGAACTCCTGCTCACCGGTAATATACTGCACCGGCTCGCCGCTCGCCCTGCGGGTCACGGCGATCTCCCACTGCTCCCGTTTGTCCGCCGGAAAGGGTTCGGCCAAGGCCATGTAGTAAGCCGCGCCGGACAGGCCCAACAAATGCTCCAGCAGAAGCTGCGAGCTGCGCTGCGGCTCGCTGACGCCGAGACCGCTTAAAAAAGAAGAAGCCTCCGCAAAGGCTTCCCGGATGCTTTGCACCTGCGGCATGATATATGCGCTCTGTTTCAAAGCATTATTCTCCCTTTTCCAATATATCCGCCTGTTCCGCAATGGAGAGCGCCGAAATAATCTCTTCGATTTCACCGTTCATAACGGAATCCAGACGGTGCAGCGTCAGGCCGATCCGGTGATCGGTCACCCGGCTCTGAGGGAAGTTGTAGGTCCGAATCCGCTCACTGCGGTCTCCGGTGCCGACCTTGCTCTTGCGCTCACCGGCATACTTGGCTTCTTCTTCCTGCCGCATCATGTCGGAAATCCGGGCGCGCAGCACCTGAAGAGCCTTCTCTTTGTTGGAGTTCTGCGATTTGCCGTCCTGACAGGTCGCCACGATTCCCGTAGGAACATGCGTCACGCGGACTGCGGATTTTGTCGTATTAACCGACTGGCCTCCCGCGCCGCTGGAACAGAACGTATCCACGCGGATATCCTTGTCAAGGATTTCGATATCGACTTCCTCCGCTTCAGGCATGACCGCCACGGTCGATGTCGAAGTGTGAATCCGGCCGCCGGATTCCGTCGTCGGGATGCGCTGCACGCGGTGCGCGCCGCTTTCGTACTTCATTTTGCTGTAAGCTCCACGGCCGTTGATCATAAAGATGACCTCTTTAAAGCCGCCCAGATCGTTCGTATTGGCGTCCATCAGCTCCACGCGCCAGCCCTGGGTATCTGCAAAACGGGTGTACATACGGTACAGGTCGGAAGCGAACAAAGCCGCTTCGTCCCCGCCGGCCGCCCCCCGGATTTCGACAATTACGTTCTTGTCGTCGTTCGGGTCCTTTGGCAGCAGCAAGATGCGAATTTTCTCCTCCAGCTCAGTCTGGCGCTGCGACAATTCCTCGATTTCCATCTTCACCATGTCGCGCATTTCGTCGTCGAGCTTCTCGCCGAGCAACGTTTTGGCGGCGTCGAGCTCTTCCATCACATTTCTATATTCTGTATAAGCCTCGTAGGCGGGCTGCAGATCGGATTGTTCTTTGGAATAGTCCCTCAGTTTCTTACTATCGCTTGCAACATCCGGATCGCAAAGCAGTTCACTGAGTTTCTCATAGCGGTCCGCCAGAGATTGCAATCGGTCCAACAAGGGAATTCACCTCTTCAGTTCTTTTTTCATTTTAAATACAGTTTCACGACTTTATATTATATCACGAATTGGCTGATTTGGCTACATTTCGTCACCCGGCAGATTCGACCGTCCGTATCCCGATGCAGAGTTCAAAATCATAAGAAGAAACGGCTTCGCCGTCCTCTGGAAGAGGAAGGCATCCGTTTCTCGTAAAAATATCAGGTTAAGGATAAGCGCGAAGTTTATACTTTCTGATATTCAAAAAAGGCCATCCCGCGTTAATGTTGATATCACCGCGAAATGGCCTTCATCTGACTAACAAAACAAGCTTTATACGTTAAACCGGAAATGCATAACGTCTCCGTCCTGCACCACATATTCCTTGCCTTCAAGCCGAAGCTGGCCGCGCTCTTTCGCGCCGTTCATCGAACCTGCGGCAACCAGATCGTCGTAAGCCACCACTTCCGCGCGGATAAAGCCGCGCTCGAAGTCGGAGTGAATAACCCCGGCCGCTCCCGGCGCTTTGGTCCCTTTGCGGATCGTCCAGGCGCGAACCTCCTGCACACCCGCCGTAAAATACGTATACAGCCCAAGCAGCTTGTAAGCCGCTTTGATCAGACGGTTAAGGCCTGACTCTTCGAGGCCAAGCTCTTCCAGGAACATCGCCTTGTCTTCGCCTTCCAGCTCGGCGATTTCCGCCTCCACCTTTGCGCTGATCGGCACGACTTCCGCATTCTCGGCGGCGGCGAACTCGCGCACCTGCTTCACATACGGATTCTCTTCCGCTGTGGCAACCTCGTCTTCGCCGACATTGGCTGCGTACAGCACCGGCTTTAGCGTCAGCAAATGAAGATCGCGCACGATGAGATGCTCTTCCTCGTTCAGCTCCACGCTGCGGGCGGGCATATCGTTGTACAGCGCTTCTTTGACGCGCTCGAGCACTTCTACTTCCTGGGCGTACTGCTTGTTGCCGCCCTTCATGTTTTTGCGGGAACGGTCGATCCGTTTCTCCACACTCTCCACGTCAGCGAGAATCAGCTCCAGGTTAATCGTCTGGATATCGCTGATCGGATTAACCTTGCCGTCAACGTGGGTAACGTTCTCGTCCTCGAAGCAGCGCACGACATGGACGATGGCGTCCACCTCGCGGATATGTGCCAGGAACTTGTTGCCCAGCCCCTCGCCCTTGCTCGCTCCGCGCACCAGTCCGGCAATGTCGACGAACTCAAATGCGGTCGGCACCGTTTTGTTCGGCACAACCAGTTCAGTCAGCTTGTCGAGGCGCTCATCCGGAACTTCCACGACTCCGACGTTCGGGTCGATTGTGCAAAAAGGATAATTCGCGGACTCCGCACCCGCCTGCGTAATTGCATTAAACAACGTCGATTTGCCCACGTTGGGCAGACCTACGATACCCGCTTTCAAAGCCATATATATGACAACTCCCATTTTTCGTTAATTGACCAGTAAGTCTTGCGATCTAAACTATTATATATTAGAACAAACACCCCAGCAATACCGGGGGACGGAACCCTTAAAGAGACCAGAGGCGCTCCCCGCCTAACTAAGAAGAAACGGCTTCGCCGTCCTCTGGAAGAGGAAGGCATCCGTTTCTCGTAAAAATATCAGGTTAAGGATAATCGCGAAGCTTATACTTTCTGATATTTTAAAATAAACCGCCTATTCCCCGCACTGCCGGACAGGCGGCGTAAACGCCTTATTTCTGCGCCGGCTAACGCCTTATGCAGCTGACCTGTCCATTTCACAGATACAAATTCCAAAAAATGTCTTTCAAAGCGTGGACACTTCCACAAAACCGAGATATACGCGGCCAATCTATCCCCAGTCAGCATTATTACTATATATTGAAATCGTTCCGTTTATTTTATCAATATATAGAATCTTGGCTTCAAGGTGACTACCTTGTGCAGATGTCCACCTTTTAAAAGACATTCTCATAAAATGTCCTTGTTGAGAGAACGGTGTATGCAGAAAGGCCAACCGGCACCCCCGGCTGACCTAATCACATGAAGGACCTCACCCCACCCGGAGATCCTTCGTATTCTTCCTGCGGTGTGGGCGTCGCCCGCTCTTCACTGGCATTCCTTTTAATGTCGGCGAAGCCGAACGCGGCGCATCATGTTACAGATCCTTGGACATCGTAATGTCGGTCACTCCGAAGCCCATTTTTTTGTACAGCTCAAACGCACGTTGGTTCTGGCCGAACACATGCAGCCCGATCTTGCTGATATTCATGCTGCGGGCCTCTTCGTCGAGCGCCTGCATGGCCTGCTTGCCGTAGCCCTTGTCCTGGAACGGTTCATAAATATAAATGTCATAAATAAAAGCTTCCCGGCCGCGCCGGCCCTCGGTCACGTTGAACCAAATGTACCCGACATGGGTATCGCTCTCTTCTTCGACCACAGAGTACAGATAGGCGCCTTCGGTATGCAGCCCCCGGGGCAAAAAGCGCGTCATCGCCTCTTTGGACTGTTTCAGCGCGTTATCCGGTTCCCATGCTCCCGATTTCACTTTTTCTTCGGCATAGTCGCTGGTCGATTGACTCATGAAAAATTGAAACGTCGCTTCGTCCATTTGAACCAGTTTTATCATTATGATTAGACCTTCCTTATTTCGGTATTTAGATGCGCACCAGCCGGGGCGTTCCGCGCAAAGCCGCAACGGAGGAAACGCCGATGCCGAACATCACCGTCCGCAGCTCCAGCTCGGTCTGCGCAAGCGCCGCTTCCAGCGCTTCCTCCGATTCCACCGCCGGTCCAAGCAGATTTCGGCCAAAACCGGCCAGATCCGCGCCGAGGGCCAGTGTCTTGGCGGCGTCGACGCCGCTGCGGAGGCCTCCGCTGCCGATCAACGCGCCTTCAGGCGCCGCGGAGCGCACTTCGGCAATGCAATCGGCTGTCGGAATGCCCCAATCTGCGAACGCCTCAGCGGCGCCGCGCTTAACCGGATCGGCGCTGCGGAACTTCTCGACCTGGCTCCAGGACGTCCCGCCCGCTCCGGCCACATCGATGAAGGCGGCGCCGGCGCTGTACAGCTTAACCGCCGTCTCGCCGTCGATGCCCCAGCCGACCTCCTTGATGCCGACCGGAACTTCCAGGCTGCGGCATAAACGCTCAATCTTGGGCAGCAGCGAGCCGAATCCGGTATTGCCTTCAGGCTGGAACACCTCCTGGAGGCCGTTTAAATGCAGCACCAGCCAGTCGGCACCGGCGATTTCCACCGCCCGGCGGCAGTCGTCTACGCCGAAGCCGTAGGACAGCTGCACCGCTCCGAGATTCGCGATGACCGGAACATCCGGCGCCCGGTCCCGTACCCGGAATGTAGTCTCAAGCTCCGGCCGTTCCACCGCAGCCCGGACTGAACCGACGCCCAGCGTCCAGCCGCGTACCTGGGCCGCCTCGGCCAGCCGCGCATTGATCTCGCCGGTCGCGGCGCTGCCGCCGGTCATCGAGCTGATCAGCAGAGGTGTGCGCAGACTCCGGCCGAGAAAAGAGGTGTTCAGCATGATATCGTCAAAGTTCAGCTCCGGCAGCGCATTATGCCGGAACCGGTAATGTTCGAAGCCCGTGGTAATACCTTGGCCTGCGACGTCTTCATTCAGGCAAAGCCGCACGTGTTCGATCTTGCGCCCTCCGGTCGTTCCTTCCGGTATATGTTCATTATTCATATTAATCGGCACTTGGCCTTTCATCAATTTTTTGTTCCTGCTGTCATAGTATAGCACAACCAAGTAAGTGAATTTAACAGCTTCATCCGCACCTAAGCCCGGATAAGCGTTGTTTTTCAACTGGTCAATGGTGCATCAACAGCATAGGCGGCATATCAGATGGCAGCCATTCTGCTTCACCGGTTTCCTCCTGGCGGTAATAATAAATAGCTGGACGAAACGGACAACCGCTGCACACCTTTTTTCAGGAGGAACCTTCTATGAATCCAAGCCGCTCCAACAATCATTCAATAAATGAAAGTCCGCCCGCAATCCTTTCGAATCGCCCTTCTAAACGGAACTATTCCGGACATTTCTCAAGACGCCCTCTTAAATGGACATTGGCCGTTATTACCACTCTTCTTCTCTGGCTGATCGGCGTGATGATCTATCAGACGCACAAGCCGCTGCCTCCCGGCCTTTCGTTCGAAAGCCCTTTGTACCGTGTAGAGAACGTAACGTTATGGCAGGATCTGACTTACCCGGACGGCAGTCCGGAAGGCAGGCATGAGAGCGGTATTTTGCCGAGAATTCTGCAAATTATTGACGAATCCAGACAATTTCTGATTGTCGATATGTTCCTGTTCAACAATTATACGCATAAAGGGCAGCATTTCCCCCCGGTAAGCCGTACGCTCGCCGACAAGCTGATTGCCCACAAAACGAAATACCCGAATATGGATATCGCGTTCATCACGGACGAAGTTAATACAAACTACGGCTCCGCCCCCAATGCCCTGCTCGAAAAAATGAAACAAGCGGGCATCAACGTCATCGTTACCAATGTCGATCCTTTGCGGGATTCGACTCCCGCTTACTCCGCCGTCTGGCGCACATTCATCCAGTGGTTCGGGCAATCCGGCAAGGGCTGGGTTCCCAATCTAATGGCAAACAACGGACCGGATATTACCGTAAGGTCCTATTTAAAGCTGCTGAACGTCAAGGCTAATCACCGAAAAACCGTCGTCAGCGAACGCTCGGCACTGATCAGTTCGGCCAACGTGCACGACGCAAGCGCCTATAATTCCAATATCGCGCTTGAGGTGCAGGGACCGGTTATCGCGGATATTGTGCGGACGGAGCAGGCCGCGGCGGATTTGTCCGGTGCGGGTCCGCTGCTGAAGACACAGCCATTCTTTCCACAGTCTCCGGCTAACGGCGGCAGTCCGGTGGACATTCGTTATTTAACGGAAGGGAAAACATACAAATATGCGCTTCAGGCTCTCCGCAGCTCGTCCAAGGGTGACACGGTATGGGTGGGCATGTTCTATCTCGCCGACGACACCATTATAGACGAACTGGTAAAGGCCTCGGAACGGGGAGCTTCCGTGCGGCTTCTGCTGGACCCGAACCAGAACGCTTTTGGGCGCAGCAAAATCGGCATTCCCAACCGCCCCGTGGCCTTGGAGCTGAACCGCAGGTCAGGCGGACAAATATCCATCCGCTGGTATAACACAACAAAAGAGCAGTACCATACGAAACTGCTCTTTGTGGACAAAGAAAGCGGCAAGTCCATCGCAATCGGCGGCTCTGCCAATTTTACGGCCCGCAATCTGGACGATTATAATCTTGAGAACGATCTGTGGGCCGCATTTGACTCCAGCCAGCCGATTTACGGGCAGCTTGACGCTTATTTCAACCGGCTGTGGAACAATGAAGGGGCCGAGTACAGTCTGCCGCCGGCAAGCTATCAGAGCGAAATCACCTGGCTGAAATATGCCATCATGCGTATTCAGAACGCACTGGGTTTAACGACGTACTAGATAGAGTTCTTTGACCGGTCATGGCAGCCGGTGTACGGATAGAAAGAACTTCGCGCCGCTTCTTTACAGCAGCGGCGACATCAGCCTTGCCGCAGACTCCAGCAGCCGCTCCAGCAGCCGCTTATCCATAAACTTCTCGTGGATAATCTCCGATGTAGACAGCAAGTCGCGCTCGAAGTCGGCGACGATGCGCTTGACGCTCTCGGTCTGCAGCAGCAGCGCATTGACCTCGAAGTTCAAATGGAAGCTGCGCATATCCATATTGGCCGTGCCGATCGTGGCAATTTCGCCGTCAATGATGAGCAGCTTGGAATGAATAAACCCTTTTTCATACTCGAAAATTTTGACGCCCGCTTCCAGCAAGGCCGGGAAATAGGAATGGGACGCGAGAAACGGCAGCCATTTGTCCGGCTTGGCCGGGAACAGCAGACGCACATCCAGCCCGGAGAGAGCCGCGACGCGCAAAGCCGTGTAAATATCCTCGTCGGGGATAAAATAAGGCGATGCAATCCAGACCGACTTCTCGGCCGAGGTGATCATGGAGAAGAAAATATTTTTGAGCGCTCGCCTCTCGTTGTCCGGGCCGCTCGCGATAATCTGCACCGCGCCCCCGCCCCCGGTATACCGGAGCTGAGGCGACAAATAATCCTGCTCCAGGATCTGCTCGCCGGTCGTGTGCATCCAGTCCAGCAGAAAAATAATCTGCATCGTCCGCACCGCCTCGCCCCGCACCAGCATATGCGTGTCGCGCCAGAAGCCGTAGGTTTTGCTGCGGCTCAAGTACTCGTCGCCCACATTAAGCCCGCCCATGAAGCCGACATCGCCGTCGATGACCACGATTTTACGGTGATTCCGGTAGTTGACCCGGCTGGAGAAAAAGGTCTTTGATCTGCCGTACGCCGCAACCTTTACCCCCGCGTCTCTTAAAGCCTTAAGGAAACTCTGGGACAGATG
This region of Paenibacillus sp. URB8-2 genomic DNA includes:
- a CDS encoding manganese efflux pump MntP — translated: MGIGEVQAGWGQIVTIAIMAIALGMDAFSLGVGIGMRGIRLVHVLQMGLLVAFFHVLMPLLGLVTGNYVGHLLGRVAGIAAGVLLVVLGGHMVLGSFRTGEGAGMRGVDHRTLWGMLLISLSVSIDSFSVGVSLGVFVSHVLLTVFAFGACGGIMSITGLLLGRRVSRGLGEYGEALGGAILLGFGLLFIF
- a CDS encoding L-threonylcarbamoyladenylate synthase, producing the protein METKYWKLSGAEGVTGRERNPADVAAIAEAAEMLKAGNTVAFPTETVYGLGADARNAEAVEAIFKAKGRPSDNPLIVHIADRAALGELVTEVPTLAAALMDAYWPGPLTVVLPLRAGVLSSRVTAGLDTVGVRMPDHPVALALLAEAGCPVAAPSANRSGRPSPTLARHVLDDLAGKIGGVLDGGAAGVGLESTVVQVQPDGSVAVLRPGITAAQLAAVAGEAAVTGVSAAPDFTPPQEAAEATDRPAPDAAGDGSPAPRAPGMKYAHYAPRGWLGVVRGSSPAGAAKAAAGLLAEARGRGETTGMLLFEEHLPLYPAGAADCVVSLGPLASPETAARFLYAALRRFDEAEATYILAEACPETGLGSAIMNRLMKAAAGRVIDAE
- the spoIIR gene encoding stage II sporulation protein R; the encoded protein is MNVKREIAGDSLRKTFTYTAILICIFMFVMMAWEGQKTDAAVSAGPIPQESIRLRILANSDGAQDQLVKRQIRDNIVEQMNGWVAELEDPQSLDQARAVIRDHLPELEKLVGGELDKRGIDYGYKVELGVVPFPTKLYGGTVYPAGEYEALRVTLGEGKGQNWWCVLFPPLCFIDAGSGDAAAKPAGDAKAAKLSADGKGDAGKAKEGQAALAGDRQPDSAAQAGAAGEEPKVRFFVWDLLLKIGGWISSLWA
- a CDS encoding S66 family peptidase, whose translation is MAVTAPSSGVRPEYAGLFNQAAEHAQELGFIVRAGAVLRSRAKLALAPAAERAAELQAFLLDDTVDVVMPPWGGEFLMEILPLMDWEKLRTAPPKWMIGYSDTSTFLFAYTLMTGCATAHGTNFIDLRARPLDDVTARWLDVVGTRAGGTVAQTSSAMYQSAWDITKPGFILDTPTSWRTIAPGGGSGEDPAVSFGGRLIGGCLETLTTLIGTPYAPVPTFIRDYCGEEGTVWFLESSQRNAGDIHRQLWQMKECGWFENCRGLLYGRPAGYSPVQDFGLADSLEQLAGELGIPVVYEADIGHVPPQLTLVNGAFAAVTAGGGRGTVTMSFN
- a CDS encoding FtsW/RodA/SpoVE family cell cycle protein; translated protein: MLQKFKKIDGVIVVVLVLLMVISLFSIYSVTHGRQGLDGFHIKMLKFYILGFIAFFGLTFLDYRLLIKYAVYIYSFGIALLVLVTFIGAEENGAKGWIKFNGFSLQPAELFKLILILFLAAFLFKKNKNRLHFWRDIVPLGLLTLLPFGIVIMQNDLGNALSYIVILGGLLWIGNIKFSHALIGLVVAGGLVGGSIFSYIHYHEPISKFLNELRPHLVERFDPWLMPDEASAKASYHTKNAKLAIASGGMSGEGYMEGSSVQSERVPYTYSDSIFVEIAEEFGFVGSAVLLLLYFILIHRMILIALECRDRGGPFIIVGIVAMMLYQIFENIGAFIGLMPLTGITLPFISYGGTSLLINMASIGFVMSVRLYGQEEEEDLPKASYTAPARQG
- a CDS encoding N5-glutamine methyltransferase family protein; amino-acid sequence: MRNRRIYWKRENNALKQSAYIMPQVQSIREAFAEASSFLSGLGVSEPQRSSQLLLEHLLGLSGAAYYMALAEPFPADKREQWEIAVTRRASGEPVQYITGEQEFYGRPFEVTPDVLIPRPETELLVEAVLGYAAELWPEGEVKLAGEPSTEANNGNGLAGPASRLGGAPSYEGKLSAGVRGEAGPSVASSDAVKLSAGMSDESGPGDAGKPVTCGGFRRLTAIDIGAGSGAISVTLAAEAPAWRVLAGDISPAALAVAGRNAERLGAAVELRLGDLLEPFKGLETDILVSNPPYIPGADIAGLQREVRDHEPRTALDGGEDGLDPYRRMMEQLRLLPAPPRLVGFELGLGQAEQVAALLTAAGHWSEIVTVPDLAGIPRHVLGIAR